From a region of the Desulfuromonas sp. KJ2020 genome:
- the tssA gene encoding type VI secretion system protein TssA — protein MTYSPESWVADICRPLTSDSPAGTDPRYLDEFLFIKEELDKLQGTNYPEVTKLCRKLLSATSKDLRLAGYHLLSTTYVDGPAGLLDALRCYRGLVENLWADCFPHHENARVAALGLLNNPRLVSFVELHEEKAETALLQNLQEETAAINHLLTEHLGDEVPRLSSLAGWLDKRLKQRPPEAPAAAPGSRPAASEEPSGGPASVPTTATLSLASEHDLTTVTRQLHTRLLEGGEWLRALGFSRALRWGNLGVPPDENGLTRIPPPRPSGWAELQQKLSAGSCAEALCCCEKLFFEPGFHLYFDLQWQAASAADQMGRADISLFIRNSLRDLLERHPQLTGLSFADGTPFTGAACLTWIQTWQEAPARPRTSAENDTEEALRKELLAEALPLARNKKLAEALQCLRSLPMGTEKQRLHKKMTEAQLCLAAGKASIAQVLFEEMKSRLLEEPLSTWEPELTVDVLRQHTALLQGMLKGAEKELKSRLTEQIEHLQKLACRIDVEAAAGFV, from the coding sequence ATGACCTATTCACCTGAATCCTGGGTGGCCGACATCTGCCGTCCTCTGACAAGTGACTCGCCGGCAGGCACCGATCCCCGTTATCTGGACGAATTCCTGTTCATCAAGGAAGAGCTCGACAAACTCCAGGGCACCAACTATCCGGAAGTGACCAAACTCTGCCGCAAGCTTCTCAGCGCGACCAGCAAGGATCTGCGCCTGGCTGGCTACCATCTGCTGTCAACGACTTATGTCGATGGTCCGGCCGGCCTTCTGGACGCCCTGCGCTGTTACCGGGGGCTAGTCGAAAATCTGTGGGCGGACTGTTTTCCCCACCATGAAAATGCCCGCGTGGCGGCCCTGGGACTGCTGAACAATCCCCGGCTGGTCTCTTTTGTCGAGTTGCACGAAGAAAAGGCCGAAACGGCTCTGTTGCAGAACCTTCAGGAGGAAACCGCCGCGATCAACCACCTGTTGACGGAACACTTGGGCGACGAAGTTCCTCGCCTGAGCTCCCTGGCTGGCTGGCTCGACAAACGCCTCAAACAGCGGCCACCTGAAGCACCGGCCGCGGCCCCCGGCTCGCGTCCCGCCGCCTCGGAAGAGCCTTCGGGAGGGCCAGCTTCCGTGCCGACCACAGCGACGCTGTCCTTGGCCTCGGAGCACGACCTGACCACGGTGACACGCCAGCTGCACACCCGACTGCTGGAGGGCGGGGAATGGCTGCGGGCCCTCGGTTTTTCACGGGCCCTGCGCTGGGGCAACCTGGGCGTCCCCCCTGACGAAAACGGCCTGACCCGTATCCCACCGCCCAGACCCAGCGGCTGGGCCGAGCTGCAACAGAAGCTGTCAGCCGGTTCATGCGCCGAGGCCCTGTGCTGCTGCGAGAAACTCTTTTTCGAACCGGGTTTCCACCTTTACTTCGACCTCCAGTGGCAGGCCGCCAGCGCGGCGGACCAGATGGGCCGCGCGGATATATCTCTCTTCATCCGTAACAGCCTGCGTGATCTGCTGGAACGCCATCCACAGCTGACCGGTCTGAGCTTTGCCGACGGCACACCCTTTACCGGAGCCGCTTGCCTAACGTGGATACAGACCTGGCAGGAAGCCCCGGCCAGGCCCCGAACATCCGCCGAAAACGACACCGAAGAAGCCCTCCGGAAAGAACTTCTGGCTGAAGCCCTGCCCCTGGCCCGCAACAAAAAACTTGCCGAGGCCCTTCAATGCCTGCGATCCCTTCCCATGGGGACCGAAAAACAGCGGCTGCACAAGAAGATGACCGAAGCGCAACTCTGCCTCGCCGCCGGCAAGGCTTCCATTGCCCAGGTTCTCTTCGAAGAGATGAAGTCGCGCCTGCTTGAGGAGCCGCTGTCGACCTGGGAGCCTGAACTGACCGTCGACGTACTGCGGCAACACACGGCTCTGTTGCAGGGCATGCTCAAGGGCGCCGAGAAGGAGCTCAAAAGCAGGCTGACGGAACAGATCGAACATCTGCAGAAACTGGCCTGCCGCATCGATGTTGAGGCGGCGGCCGGCTTTGTCTGA
- the tagF gene encoding type VI secretion system-associated protein TagF, which produces MFGLFEKTRANINPSSRLRTACFGKLPLHGDFIRHNLCCRETTAFEKWLQEGVGTITRLHPKGWPSAYRQFARHHFVLTGGEQDHNLIGTLRSSQDKSGRIYPFALLWMAPAPLMHGHRATAPFVFDHCFDYGDNPVHLQRENVTLTRLLGELDQENFENPALTQRELLESQIRGFDKLTMGHYWNGLRQPIAKENREQFWQTFYNVLKTVLQRGASRTHWGIRLPLPAREQTASVVFWVQMVESILEDRFWRAHYFWSEGTAESEPSLTLFFRPLLPSYLLPLLNHELDDNAVFDLGREWSKLSAFSSRIDLRNLLDKDDASMLDVLYRTGRREMLG; this is translated from the coding sequence ATGTTTGGACTGTTTGAAAAGACGAGGGCAAACATCAACCCATCGTCTCGGCTGCGTACGGCCTGCTTCGGCAAATTGCCCCTTCACGGCGATTTCATTCGCCACAACCTCTGCTGCCGCGAGACCACCGCATTCGAAAAGTGGCTGCAAGAAGGGGTGGGCACCATCACGCGCCTACATCCAAAAGGCTGGCCGTCCGCATACCGTCAATTTGCCCGGCATCATTTTGTCCTGACCGGTGGCGAACAGGATCACAACCTGATCGGTACGCTGCGCTCCAGTCAGGACAAGAGCGGACGCATCTACCCTTTTGCCCTGCTATGGATGGCCCCCGCTCCCCTAATGCACGGCCATCGGGCTACGGCGCCTTTTGTCTTCGACCACTGTTTCGACTACGGCGACAATCCGGTGCACCTGCAGCGAGAGAATGTCACGCTGACCAGACTGCTAGGCGAACTGGATCAGGAAAACTTTGAAAACCCTGCCCTGACACAGCGCGAGCTGCTCGAAAGCCAGATACGCGGCTTTGACAAGCTGACCATGGGACACTACTGGAACGGGCTGCGGCAACCTATTGCCAAGGAGAATCGCGAACAGTTCTGGCAGACTTTCTACAACGTCTTGAAAACCGTGCTGCAGCGCGGGGCCAGCCGGACCCACTGGGGCATACGCCTGCCCTTACCCGCGCGGGAACAAACAGCTTCGGTTGTCTTTTGGGTCCAAATGGTCGAATCAATCCTCGAGGATCGCTTCTGGCGGGCTCACTACTTCTGGAGTGAAGGAACAGCAGAGAGCGAGCCCAGTCTGACCCTCTTTTTCCGGCCGCTGCTCCCATCCTACCTGCTGCCACTGCTCAATCACGAGCTGGACGACAACGCGGTTTTCGATCTGGGCCGGGAATGGTCAAAGCTGTCTGCTTTTTCCAGCCGCATCGACCTCAGAAATCTGCTGGACAAGGATGACGCCAGCATGCTGGACGTGCTTTACCGTACCGGCCGCCGGGAGATGCTAGGATGA